One window from the genome of Kryptolebias marmoratus isolate JLee-2015 linkage group LG1, ASM164957v2, whole genome shotgun sequence encodes:
- the slc38a4 gene encoding sodium-coupled neutral amino acid transporter 4 isoform X2, giving the protein MAAFISIIMQNIGAMSSYLFIVKYELPEVIRAFLHLEENSGEWYLNGNYLVVFVSVGVILPLSLLKNLGYLGYTSGFSLSCMVFFVAAVLYKKTQLPCPLPFFYGHSANLSMNSSDMSGLYALLPNATQMDFSRADMSPAAVPGSPSVHQTVGVRYEPHPSDEEMCTPKYFVLNSQTAYTLPILAFAFVCHPEVLPIYSELKDRSRKKMQNVSNLSILAMLIMYMLSAIFGYLTFYDNVEAELLHTFTKVYKFDTLLLLVRLAVLTAVTLTVPIVLFPIRSSITTLLFSGRDFSWIRHLLIAAAILAFNNMLVIFVPTIRDIFGFIGGTAATNLIFILPAAFYLRLVKSKPMNSWQKILALLFLIMGVVFMFGSLTLITLDWIHNPPGSGH; this is encoded by the exons ATGGCCGCCTTTATTTCGATAATCATGCAAAACATCGGAG CCATGTCTAGCTACCTCTTCATCGTGAAGTACGAGCTGCCCGAAGTCATCAGGGCCTTCCTGCATTTAGAAGAAAACTCGGG GGAATGGTACCTGAATGGCAATTACCTGGTGGTGTTTGTGTCAGTCGGAGTCATTCTGCCGTTGTCTCTCCTCAAAAACCTGG gTTACCTGGGCTACACCAGTGGCTTCTCCCTGTCCTGCATGGTCTTCTTCGTGGCTGCA GTGCTCTACAAGAAGACCCAGCTGCCCTGCCCGCTGCCCTTCTTCTACGGCCACTCGGCCAACCTCAGCATGAACTCCTCCGACATGTCGGGGCTGTACGCGCTGCTCCCCAACGCCACGCAGATGGACTTCTCGCGTGCCGACATGTCCCCGGCCGCCGTCCCCGGCAGCCCCAGCGTCCACCAGACGGTGGGGGTCCGCTACGAGCCCCACCCAAGCGACGAGGAGATGTGCACCCCGAAGTACTTTGTCCTGAACTCGCAG ACGGCGTACACTCTTCCCATCCTGGCTTTCGCATTCGTCTGCCATCCTGAGGTGTTGCCCATCTACAGCGAGCTGAAAGA CCGCAGCCGTAAAAAGATGCAGAACGTCTCCAACCTGTCCATCCTGGCCATGCTCATCATGTACATGCTGTCGGCCATCTTTGGCTACCTCACGTTTTACG ATAACGTGGAGGCAGAGTTGCTGCACACCTTCACCAAAGTGTACAAGTTTGacaccctgctgctgctggtgcgcTTGGCCGTCCTCACCGCCGTCACGCTGACGGTCCCCATCGTGCTTTTTCCC ATCCGCTCCTCCATCACCACGTTGCTCTTCAGCGGCCGCGATTTCAGCTGGATCCGCCACTTGCTGATCGCCGCCGCCATCCTGGCCTTCAACAACATGCTGGTCATCTTCGTGCCCACCATCAGGGACATTTTTGGCTTCATCG GTGGCACCGCAGCGACGAACCTCATCTTCATCCTGCCCGCCGCCTTTTACCTCCGCCTGGTGAAGTCGAAGCCGATGAACTCCTGGCAGAAGATCCTG GCGCTGCTCTTCCTGATCATGGGGGTTGTCTTCATGTTCGGCAGTTTGACGCTCATCACCCTCGACTGGATCCACAACCCGCCAGGCTCCGGCCACTAg
- the slc38a4 gene encoding sodium-coupled neutral amino acid transporter 4 isoform X1: protein MPKVRDLMELQRVPTEADDDDSTASLNGNFRDPLDSEKGTLNSQFMDDNEDGEDHRFLSDGIPMKKKYEEEDFPGHASFGMSVFNLSNAIMGSGILGLSYAMANTGIVLFTILLVAVAILSLYSVHLLLLTSKEGGSLIYETLGERAFGWPGKMAAFISIIMQNIGAMSSYLFIVKYELPEVIRAFLHLEENSGEWYLNGNYLVVFVSVGVILPLSLLKNLGYLGYTSGFSLSCMVFFVAAVLYKKTQLPCPLPFFYGHSANLSMNSSDMSGLYALLPNATQMDFSRADMSPAAVPGSPSVHQTVGVRYEPHPSDEEMCTPKYFVLNSQTAYTLPILAFAFVCHPEVLPIYSELKDRSRKKMQNVSNLSILAMLIMYMLSAIFGYLTFYDNVEAELLHTFTKVYKFDTLLLLVRLAVLTAVTLTVPIVLFPIRSSITTLLFSGRDFSWIRHLLIAAAILAFNNMLVIFVPTIRDIFGFIGGTAATNLIFILPAAFYLRLVKSKPMNSWQKILALLFLIMGVVFMFGSLTLITLDWIHNPPGSGH, encoded by the exons ATGCCAAAGGTTAGGGACTTGATGGAGCTGCAGAGGGTCCCCACGGAGGCTGACGATGATGACAGCACCGCCAGCTTAAACGGCAACTTCAGAGATCCCCTGGACTCGGAAAAGGGAACCCTGAACAG CCAATTCATGGACGATAATGAAGACGGAGAAGACCACAGGTTCCTGTCAGATGGGATACCAATGAAGAAGAAATACGAGGAAGAAGAC TTTCCGGGCCACGCTTCCTTCGGCATGTCGGTCTTCAACCTGAGCAACGCCATCATGGGCAGTGGGATTCTGGGCCTGTCCTATGCCATGGCGAACACCGGCATCGTCCTCTTTAC AATCCTCCTCGTTGCCGTGGCCATCCTGTCTTTATACTCCGTACACCTGCTCCTGCTGACGTCTAAAGAAGGAG ggTCCTTGATCTACGAGACGCTGGGAGAGAGAGCCTTCGGTTGGCCGGGGAAAATGGCCGCCTTTATTTCGATAATCATGCAAAACATCGGAG CCATGTCTAGCTACCTCTTCATCGTGAAGTACGAGCTGCCCGAAGTCATCAGGGCCTTCCTGCATTTAGAAGAAAACTCGGG GGAATGGTACCTGAATGGCAATTACCTGGTGGTGTTTGTGTCAGTCGGAGTCATTCTGCCGTTGTCTCTCCTCAAAAACCTGG gTTACCTGGGCTACACCAGTGGCTTCTCCCTGTCCTGCATGGTCTTCTTCGTGGCTGCA GTGCTCTACAAGAAGACCCAGCTGCCCTGCCCGCTGCCCTTCTTCTACGGCCACTCGGCCAACCTCAGCATGAACTCCTCCGACATGTCGGGGCTGTACGCGCTGCTCCCCAACGCCACGCAGATGGACTTCTCGCGTGCCGACATGTCCCCGGCCGCCGTCCCCGGCAGCCCCAGCGTCCACCAGACGGTGGGGGTCCGCTACGAGCCCCACCCAAGCGACGAGGAGATGTGCACCCCGAAGTACTTTGTCCTGAACTCGCAG ACGGCGTACACTCTTCCCATCCTGGCTTTCGCATTCGTCTGCCATCCTGAGGTGTTGCCCATCTACAGCGAGCTGAAAGA CCGCAGCCGTAAAAAGATGCAGAACGTCTCCAACCTGTCCATCCTGGCCATGCTCATCATGTACATGCTGTCGGCCATCTTTGGCTACCTCACGTTTTACG ATAACGTGGAGGCAGAGTTGCTGCACACCTTCACCAAAGTGTACAAGTTTGacaccctgctgctgctggtgcgcTTGGCCGTCCTCACCGCCGTCACGCTGACGGTCCCCATCGTGCTTTTTCCC ATCCGCTCCTCCATCACCACGTTGCTCTTCAGCGGCCGCGATTTCAGCTGGATCCGCCACTTGCTGATCGCCGCCGCCATCCTGGCCTTCAACAACATGCTGGTCATCTTCGTGCCCACCATCAGGGACATTTTTGGCTTCATCG GTGGCACCGCAGCGACGAACCTCATCTTCATCCTGCCCGCCGCCTTTTACCTCCGCCTGGTGAAGTCGAAGCCGATGAACTCCTGGCAGAAGATCCTG GCGCTGCTCTTCCTGATCATGGGGGTTGTCTTCATGTTCGGCAGTTTGACGCTCATCACCCTCGACTGGATCCACAACCCGCCAGGCTCCGGCCACTAg